In Anopheles gambiae chromosome 2, idAnoGambNW_F1_1, whole genome shotgun sequence, a single window of DNA contains:
- the LOC1281786 gene encoding major facilitator superfamily domain-containing protein 10: MTYNLDELKKRSVVASTSHNISNNLKPAPKHEKVPESGKTITEITRTHRTAYIIFVSLLLDLLAFTMILPLLPSLLEYYRKNDNQLYGYLANSIKQFQLWIGAPERFTSVLFGGALGSMFSFLQFLSSPIVGALSDYYGRKPLMLLCATGIAASYGIWAYSESFLLFVIARFVGGISKGNVSLCMAVITDVSNQQNRGKAMALVGIAFSLGFIAGPMIGATFSRFSDKTGTLWFFAPAMFAMLLAVADILFLVLCLKETLPKEKRSTRIINSLSHAIDHISIRALFRFSAVENLSQKDVRSLRRLGVTYFLYLFLYSGLEFTVTFLMYHKFGYTSIDQAKMFLTTGVLMALLQGSVVRRLPDRLVKTSAVFGLYLIIPAFIIVGLAESSPVLYLGMILFAISTAFVVTCMTTITSKYGDFHQKGTVLGVFRSLGALARAVGPIVASMAFWSVGARFTYIAGGILLLWPALMLQYLKL; the protein is encoded by the exons atGACGTACAATCTGGATGAACTGAAAAAGCGCTCCGTCGTGGCGAGCACCTCTCACAACATAAGCAACAATCTGAAGCCCGCGCCCAAACATGAGAAGGTACCGGAATCGGGGAAAACGATCACCGAAATCACGCGCACCCACCGGACGGCGTACATCATCTTcgtgtcgctgctgctggatcTGCTGGCGTTCACGATGATACTGCCGCTGCTTCCGTCCCTGCTCGAGTACTATCGCAAGAATGACAACCAGCTGTACGGTTACCTGGCCAACAGTATTAAGCAATTTCAGCTGTGGATCGGTGCGCCGGAACGCTTCACCAGCGTCCTGTTCGGGGGAGCGCTCGGCTCGATGTTTAGCTTTCTGCAGTTCCTGAGCAGTCCCATCGTCGGTGCGCTGTCCGACTACTACGGGCGCAAACCACTGATGCTGCTGTGCGCG ACCGGCATTGCCGCTTCGTACGGCATTTGGGCGTACTCGGAATCGTTCCTGCTGTTTGTGATAGCACGGTTCGTCGGTGGCATCAGCAAGGGCAACGTTTCGCTCTGTATGGCCGTGATAACGGACGTGTCGAACCAGCAGAACCGCGGCAAGGCGATGGCCCTGGTGGGGATTGCCTTTTCGCTCGGCTTCATAGCGGGTCCCATGATCGGGGCGACGTTTTCCCGCTTCTCGGACAAAACCGGCACGCTGTGGTTCTTCGCGCCGGCCATGTTTGCGATGCTGCTGGCCGTCGCCGACATACTGTTTCTGGTGCTCTGCCTGAAGGAAACGCTGCCGAAGGAGAAGCGATCCACGCGCATCATCAACTCGCTGTCGCATGCGATCGATCACATCAGTATTAGAGCGTTGTTTCGCTTTTCCGCGGTGGAAAATCTGTCCCAGAAGGATGTGCGCTCGCTCAGGCGGCTGGGTGTGACGTACTTTCTTTACCTGTTCCTGTACTCCGGGCTCGAGTTTACCGTGACGTTCTTGATGTACCACAAGTTCGGCTACACCTCGATCGATCAGGCGAAAATGTTCCTTACCACAG GTGTACTGATGGCGCTACTGCAAGGTTCCGTTGTACGCCGGCTTCCCGACCGACTGGTAAAGACTTCCGCCGTATTTGGCCTGTATTTAATCATTCCCGCCTTCATCATCGTCGGTTTGGCCGAGTCATCTCCAGTGCTCTACCTGGGCATGATACTATTCGCCATCT CCACCGCGTTTGTAGTCACTTGCATGACCACAATCACCTCCAAGTACGGTGACTTCCATCAGAAGGGAACTGTGCTGGGAGTGTTTCGATCGCTGGGAGCACTCGCCCGGGCTGTCGGCCCTATCGTGGCCTCGATGGCGTTCTGGAGCGTCGGTGCTCGGTTTACTTACATCGCCGGCGGCATACTGCTACTGTGGCCCGCACTGATGCTGCAGTACTTAAAGCTGTGA
- the LOC4577438 gene encoding uncharacterized protein LOC4577438 — protein MTILCSHHRIVEKEPSKVNPRWKSCTVFSLLMIVSSCLVVSFSLHGLIADYKHHCLLKANLHFVPIAVENGSDTGTNQTAVQYGIDEYWSNWNSGLYCETLKNMPLFQGICCTIWLALFLVHGPGGILPQPWRIVFPSLIFFLGCTVVSLLTASFITQGLRHLCAEFQKVDSVQGMSCARLILYFSLVQDTAALVQVDKNFFLTLAFSWIWVGATVFGLVIILLRIFLMPDFELFRVVVSMHGMRKDLPMLQTEESASCTTSEL, from the exons ATGACGATTCTGTGCTCCCATCATCGTATCGTGGAAAAGGAACCGTCCAAAGTAAATCCACGCTGGAAGT CCTGTACCGTGTTTTCGTTGCTGATGATTGTGTCATCGTGCCTGGTGGTTAGTTTCAGTTTGCACGGTCTAATTGCAGACTACAAACACCATTGTTTGCTAAAAGCAAACCTACATTTTGTGCCGATAGCAGTCGAGAATGGCTCCGATACCGGAACGAACCAAACGGCTGTTCAAT ATGGCATCGATGAATATTGGAGCAATTGGAACAGTGGGTTGTACTGTGAGACCCTCAAAAACATGCCACTCTTCCAAGGAATCTGTTGTACGATATGGTTAGCTCTTTTCCTAGTGCACGGCCCAGGAGG AATTCTTCCACAACCCTGGCGGATAGTGTTTCCGTCATTGATATTTTTCCTAGGCTGCACGGTAGTGTCCCTGCTAACGGCGAGTTTCATCACCCAGGGCCTGAGGCATCTTTGTGCCGAGTTTCAGAAGGTGGACTCAGTTCAGGGTATGAGCTGCGCCCGGTTGATACTTTACTTTTCATTAGTCCAGGACACCGCGGCGCTCGTGCAGGTGGATAAGAACTTTTTCCTAACGCTGGCATTTTCCTGGATCTGGGTCGGTGCTACTGTGTTTGGGTTAGTGATAATACTGCTCCGAATCTTCCTGATGCCAGACTTTGAACTGTTTCGAGTCGTCGTATCGATGCACGGAATGCGTAaag ATCTTCCCATGCTTCAAACAGAAGAATCGGCTAGTTGTACTACCTCTGAGCTATGA
- the LOC1281785 gene encoding SAGA-associated factor 11 homolog, with translation MSENDGIHIEYVDEQELKREFRRFMSDPETREKAANYLYESLVDETILGIAYEVHHANKTGSGAAVEGEPEDSKPYTIVDQPDTDVFGSSNTKKAIDCHCPNCNRIVAASRFAPHLEKCMGMGRNSSRIASRRIANTRDVGTGNYFGGDEDDEDDADWSGEKRKKKISQVRTNGSKKNGKTS, from the exons ATGAGCGAAAACGACGGAATTCACATAGAATATGTCGACGAGCAGGAGCTAAAGCGCGAGTTTCGCCGGTTTATGAGCGATCCGGAGACGAGAGAAAAGGCTGCCAACTATCTGTACGAATCGCTCGTGGACGAAACAATCCTGGGCATCGCGTACGAGGTGCACCACGCAAACAAGACGGGTTCCGGTGCCGCCGTCGAGGGTGAGCCAGAGGACAGCAAACCGTACACGATCGTCGACCAGCCCGATACGGACGTGTTCGGTTCGTCCAACACCAAGAAAGCCATCGACTGCCACTGTCCGAACTGTAATCGCATCGTAGCCGCATCGCGATTTGCTCCACACCTAGAAAAGTGCATGG gTATGGGAAGAAACTCATCACGCATCGCAAGCAGACGCATCGCGAACACACGTGACGTGGGAACAGGCAATTATTTCGGcggcgacgaggacgacgaagacgacgcgGACTGGTCGGGAGAGAAGCGCAAAAAGAAGATCTCGCAGGTGCGCACTAATGGGAGcaagaaaaatggcaaaacctCATGA
- the LOC1281784 gene encoding synaptosomal-associated protein 25 isoform X1, with translation MPAAAPPAENGAAVPKTELQELQMKQQQVVDESLDSTRRMLALCEESTEVGMRTIVMLDEQGEQLDRIEEGMDQINADMREAEKNLSGMEKCCGICVLPCNKSASFKEDDGTWKGNDDGKVVNNQPQRVMDDRNGLGPQAGYIGRITNDAREDEMEENMGQVNTMIGNLRNMALDMGSELENQNRQIDRINRKVSVLFRSARWLLSLAAHGRQWAARTATAPSDRTSLRYCSDLRTQCSEWRREYVRESANETRMKRGGKCCRRCLRHTVCPDIFSCSNPSTYVYYYLLSTLAEWTFLVF, from the exons ATGCCGGCAGCAGCACCCCCCGCAGAGAATGGGGCAGCCGTCCCAAAGACCGAGCTGCAGGAGCTCCAAATGAAACAGCAGCAGGTGGTCGATGAG TCCCTGGACAGTACCCGCCGTATGCTGGCACTATGTGAGGAG AGCACTGAGGTGGGAATGCGAACCATCGTAATGCTGGATGAACAAGGAG AACAACTGGACCGAATCGAGGAGGGCATGGACCAGATCAATGCCGACATGCGTGAGGCTGAAAAGAATCTGAGCGGCATGGAAAAATGCTGCGGTATCTGTGTCTTACCGTGCAACAA GAGTGCATCCTTCAAAGAGGACGACGGTACCTGGAAGGGCAACGATGACGGCAAGGTGGTAAACAACCAGCCCCAGCGAGTGATGGACGATCGCAACGGATTGGGCCCGCAGGCTGGCTACATCGGAAG GATCACGAACGACGCGCGGGAAGATGAGATGGAGGAGAACATGGGCCAGGTGAACACGATGATCGGTAATCTGCGAAACATGGCGCTCGATATGGGCTCCGAGCTGGAGAACCAGAACAGACAGATCGACAGAATCAATCGCAAGGTAAGTGTCCTGTTTCGCTCCGCTCGTTGGCTTCTTTCTCTCGCCGCGCACGGCCGCCAGtgggcggcgcggacggctaCTGCTCCGTCCGATCGTACGTCGCTGCGCTACTGCTCCGATCTGCGCACTCAGTGCAGTGAGTGGAGGAGAGAGTACGTGAGAGAAAGTGCAAACGAAACGAGAATGAAACGGGGTGGCAaatgctgccgccgctgcctcCGCCACACTGTCTGCCCAGACATATTCTCCTGCTCCAACCCTTCTACTTATGTATACTACTACTTGCTCTCTACATTAGCCGAATGGACTTTCTTAGTTTTTTGA
- the LOC1281784 gene encoding synaptosomal-associated protein 25 isoform X4 — protein MPAAAPPAENGAAVPKTELQELQMKQQQVVDESLDSTRRMLALCEESTEVGMRTIVMLDEQGEQLDRIEEGMDQINADMREAEKNLSGMEKCCGICVLPCNKSASFKEDDGTWKGNDDGKVVNNQPQRVMDDRNGLGPQAGYIGRITNDAREDEMEENMGQVNTMIGNLRNMALDMGSELENQNRQIDRINRKGDSNATRIAAANERAHDLLK, from the exons ATGCCGGCAGCAGCACCCCCCGCAGAGAATGGGGCAGCCGTCCCAAAGACCGAGCTGCAGGAGCTCCAAATGAAACAGCAGCAGGTGGTCGATGAG TCCCTGGACAGTACCCGCCGTATGCTGGCACTATGTGAGGAG AGCACTGAGGTGGGAATGCGAACCATCGTAATGCTGGATGAACAAGGAG AACAACTGGACCGAATCGAGGAGGGCATGGACCAGATCAATGCCGACATGCGTGAGGCTGAAAAGAATCTGAGCGGCATGGAAAAATGCTGCGGTATCTGTGTCTTACCGTGCAACAA GAGTGCATCCTTCAAAGAGGACGACGGTACCTGGAAGGGCAACGATGACGGCAAGGTGGTAAACAACCAGCCCCAGCGAGTGATGGACGATCGCAACGGATTGGGCCCGCAGGCTGGCTACATCGGAAG GATCACGAACGACGCGCGGGAAGATGAGATGGAGGAGAACATGGGCCAGGTGAACACGATGATCGGTAATCTGCGAAACATGGCGCTCGATATGGGCTCCGAGCTGGAGAACCAGAACAGACAGATCGACAGAATCAATCGCAAG
- the LOC1281784 gene encoding synaptosomal-associated protein 25 isoform X2, translating into MPAAAPPAENGAAVPKTELQELQMKQQQVVDESLDSTRRMLALCEESTEVGMRTIVMLDEQGEQLDRIEEGMDQINADMREAEKNLSGMEKCCGICVLPCNKSASFKEDDGTWKGNDDGKVVNNQPQRVMDDRNGLGPQAGYIGRITNDAREDEMEENMGQVNTMIGNLRNMALDMGSELENQNRQIDRINRKGGSNEDRIKAANEKAHSLLK; encoded by the exons ATGCCGGCAGCAGCACCCCCCGCAGAGAATGGGGCAGCCGTCCCAAAGACCGAGCTGCAGGAGCTCCAAATGAAACAGCAGCAGGTGGTCGATGAG TCCCTGGACAGTACCCGCCGTATGCTGGCACTATGTGAGGAG AGCACTGAGGTGGGAATGCGAACCATCGTAATGCTGGATGAACAAGGAG AACAACTGGACCGAATCGAGGAGGGCATGGACCAGATCAATGCCGACATGCGTGAGGCTGAAAAGAATCTGAGCGGCATGGAAAAATGCTGCGGTATCTGTGTCTTACCGTGCAACAA GAGTGCATCCTTCAAAGAGGACGACGGTACCTGGAAGGGCAACGATGACGGCAAGGTGGTAAACAACCAGCCCCAGCGAGTGATGGACGATCGCAACGGATTGGGCCCGCAGGCTGGCTACATCGGAAG GATCACGAACGACGCGCGGGAAGATGAGATGGAGGAGAACATGGGCCAGGTGAACACGATGATCGGTAATCTGCGAAACATGGCGCTCGATATGGGCTCCGAGCTGGAGAACCAGAACAGACAGATCGACAGAATCAATCGCAAG
- the LOC1281784 gene encoding synaptosomal-associated protein 25 isoform X5, protein MPAAAPPAENGAAVPKTELQELQMKQQQVVDESLDSTRRMLALCEESKEAGIRTLVALDDQGEQLDRIEEGMDQINADMREAEKNLSGMEKCCGICVLPCNKSASFKEDDGTWKGNDDGKVVNNQPQRVMDDRNGLGPQAGYIGRITNDAREDEMEENMGQVNTMIGNLRNMALDMGSELENQNRQIDRINRKGDSNATRIAAANERAHDLLK, encoded by the exons ATGCCGGCAGCAGCACCCCCCGCAGAGAATGGGGCAGCCGTCCCAAAGACCGAGCTGCAGGAGCTCCAAATGAAACAGCAGCAGGTGGTCGATGAG TCCCTGGACAGTACCCGCCGTATGCTGGCACTATGTGAGGAG AGCAAGGAAGCCGGGATTCGAACCCTGGTGGCCCTTGACGATCAGGGAG AACAACTGGACCGAATCGAGGAGGGCATGGACCAGATCAATGCCGACATGCGTGAGGCTGAAAAGAATCTGAGCGGCATGGAAAAATGCTGCGGTATCTGTGTCTTACCGTGCAACAA GAGTGCATCCTTCAAAGAGGACGACGGTACCTGGAAGGGCAACGATGACGGCAAGGTGGTAAACAACCAGCCCCAGCGAGTGATGGACGATCGCAACGGATTGGGCCCGCAGGCTGGCTACATCGGAAG GATCACGAACGACGCGCGGGAAGATGAGATGGAGGAGAACATGGGCCAGGTGAACACGATGATCGGTAATCTGCGAAACATGGCGCTCGATATGGGCTCCGAGCTGGAGAACCAGAACAGACAGATCGACAGAATCAATCGCAAG
- the LOC1281784 gene encoding synaptosomal-associated protein 25 isoform X3, which produces MPAAAPPAENGAAVPKTELQELQMKQQQVVDESLDSTRRMLALCEESKEAGIRTLVALDDQGEQLDRIEEGMDQINADMREAEKNLSGMEKCCGICVLPCNKSASFKEDDGTWKGNDDGKVVNNQPQRVMDDRNGLGPQAGYIGRITNDAREDEMEENMGQVNTMIGNLRNMALDMGSELENQNRQIDRINRKGGSNEDRIKAANEKAHSLLK; this is translated from the exons ATGCCGGCAGCAGCACCCCCCGCAGAGAATGGGGCAGCCGTCCCAAAGACCGAGCTGCAGGAGCTCCAAATGAAACAGCAGCAGGTGGTCGATGAG TCCCTGGACAGTACCCGCCGTATGCTGGCACTATGTGAGGAG AGCAAGGAAGCCGGGATTCGAACCCTGGTGGCCCTTGACGATCAGGGAG AACAACTGGACCGAATCGAGGAGGGCATGGACCAGATCAATGCCGACATGCGTGAGGCTGAAAAGAATCTGAGCGGCATGGAAAAATGCTGCGGTATCTGTGTCTTACCGTGCAACAA GAGTGCATCCTTCAAAGAGGACGACGGTACCTGGAAGGGCAACGATGACGGCAAGGTGGTAAACAACCAGCCCCAGCGAGTGATGGACGATCGCAACGGATTGGGCCCGCAGGCTGGCTACATCGGAAG GATCACGAACGACGCGCGGGAAGATGAGATGGAGGAGAACATGGGCCAGGTGAACACGATGATCGGTAATCTGCGAAACATGGCGCTCGATATGGGCTCCGAGCTGGAGAACCAGAACAGACAGATCGACAGAATCAATCGCAAG